In Sphingomonas sp. SORGH_AS_0950, the following are encoded in one genomic region:
- the rsfS gene encoding ribosome silencing factor, which translates to MATSPQSPRPSDPAEVEALHRLILASLDDDQAVETISIPLAGKSSIADFMVIASGRSTRQVASMAMKLAEKIKAEFGRSVRIEGLPTADWVLIDANDVIVHLFRPEVRTFYNLERMWAFGDAPTPPASPADRNL; encoded by the coding sequence TTGGCCACTTCCCCCCAATCGCCGCGTCCGTCCGATCCTGCCGAGGTGGAGGCGCTGCATCGCCTGATCCTCGCCTCGCTCGACGACGACCAGGCGGTGGAGACGATTTCGATCCCGCTGGCGGGCAAGTCGTCGATCGCAGATTTCATGGTGATCGCCAGCGGTCGGTCGACCCGGCAGGTCGCGTCGATGGCGATGAAGCTCGCCGAGAAGATCAAGGCCGAGTTCGGCCGTTCGGTGCGGATCGAAGGCCTGCCGACCGCCGACTGGGTGCTGATCGACGCCAATGACGTCATCGTCCACCTGTTCCGGCCCGAGGTGCGGACCTTCTACAATCTCGAGCGGATGTGGGCGTTCGGCGATGCGCCGACTCCCCCCGCCAGCCCGGCCGACCGCAACCTCTGA
- a CDS encoding nicotinate-nucleotide adenylyltransferase: protein MRIGLLGGSFNPAHRGHRRISLDAMRALALDEVWWLVSPGNPLKDGAGDMAPFAARLASAERMARRAPIRASAIERELHTRYTLDTVRAITRRYPGHDFIWLMGEDNLRQFHRWRGWRSIARAIPIAVIGRPGYNAAAHATPALGWFRRFQRRPGQAKNWTMWSLPAFVLLRFRPDPTSATGLRARDPDWFRHMGRNVP, encoded by the coding sequence ATGAGGATCGGACTGCTCGGCGGGTCGTTCAATCCCGCCCATCGGGGGCATCGGCGCATCTCGCTGGACGCCATGCGCGCTTTGGCGCTCGACGAGGTGTGGTGGCTGGTCTCGCCCGGAAACCCCCTGAAGGACGGGGCGGGGGACATGGCGCCCTTCGCCGCGCGGCTGGCTTCGGCCGAGCGGATGGCGCGCCGCGCGCCGATCCGGGCCAGCGCGATCGAGCGGGAATTGCACACCCGCTATACCCTCGACACCGTGCGCGCGATCACCCGGCGCTACCCCGGCCATGACTTCATCTGGCTGATGGGCGAGGACAATCTGCGGCAGTTTCACCGGTGGCGCGGATGGCGATCGATTGCGCGCGCGATCCCGATTGCGGTTATCGGCCGTCCGGGGTACAATGCCGCCGCCCACGCGACACCCGCGCTGGGCTGGTTCAGGCGTTTCCAGAGGCGTCCGGGCCAGGCGAAGAACTGGACGATGTGGAGTTTGCCAGCCTTCGTGCTGCTGCGCTTCCGCCCCGACCCGACTTCCGCCACGGGCCTTCGGGCCCGCGATCCGGACTGGTTTCGGCATATGGGCCGAAACGTCCCCTGA
- a CDS encoding [protein-PII] uridylyltransferase, which yields MHSRFESLPNRRAIVDRRALAEQVAALGITGPEGRTQVTPILRAALDAGRQEVARRLSLHPSRGLEAAAAQAYLTDQVLKLLFEFTTETLYPLSNPTAGERLTLIAVGGYGRGEMAPYSDVDIGFLTPFKQTPHAEQVIESMLYSLWDLGLKVGHSSRSIDEMIRQARADVTVRTALLEGRFLCGDQALYQEASRRFKSEIQTDSHRQFIADKLAERDLRHRKMGDTRYVVEPNVKEGKGGLRDLHALFWIGKYVYDVDRAADLIERGLFTREEYRQFHRADNFLWAVRCHLHTITGRAEDRLTFDVQRQIAERMRFSDRPGKAKVERFMQLYFLQVKTVGALTGAFLAHLDERFAARGHRFGLPTIRRRPRRLNGFVLDRGRLALPRDDFFQEDPVRLIEIFQLADRYELEVHPLAMRAASRDAKLADDIRRDPRANALFLDVLTSRHDPELVLRWMNEAGVFGRFVPDFGRVVAQMQFDMYHHYTVDEHTIRALGLLAKIERQELVEEHPVASAIIDQIVSRRVLYVAVLLHDIAKGRGGDHSILGAEVAERLCPRLGLSEAETETVAWLVRWHLLMSATAFKRDLSDFKTILDFCETVQSPERLRLLLLLTIVDIRAVGPGTWNGWKRQLLADLYDAAEEVLRLGHKQRGRGERITAKQERLRETLDWPEAQFAAHVRRLPEAYWIAEPEDVLAHNARQMAAAGDAQLSIDAQVYGERGATLVSIYAADHPGLFYRIAGAIHVAGGNIIDARIHTTRDGMAIDNFLVQDPLGRPFDDPGQLGRLRRAIEDALANRSKLADRLVAKPSVRPRADAFPIAPNVLIDNRASNRFTVVEVHARDRPALLNQLAHALFQSKVTIHSAHVATYGERAVDVFYLTDLTGDRITNGGRLKTLEKRLLGAAAGEVLEVAA from the coding sequence ATGCACAGCCGTTTCGAATCCCTCCCCAACCGCCGCGCCATCGTCGACCGCCGTGCCCTTGCCGAGCAGGTGGCGGCGCTGGGCATCACCGGGCCCGAGGGGCGGACGCAGGTCACGCCGATCCTTCGCGCCGCGCTCGACGCCGGGCGGCAGGAGGTGGCGCGGCGGCTGTCGCTCCATCCCTCGCGCGGACTGGAGGCGGCCGCCGCACAGGCCTATCTGACCGATCAGGTGCTGAAGCTGCTGTTCGAATTCACCACCGAGACGCTCTACCCGCTCAGCAACCCCACGGCGGGCGAGCGGCTGACCCTGATCGCGGTGGGCGGCTATGGCCGCGGCGAGATGGCCCCCTATTCGGATGTCGATATCGGCTTCCTCACGCCCTTCAAGCAGACGCCGCATGCCGAGCAGGTCATCGAATCGATGCTCTATTCGCTCTGGGACCTGGGATTGAAGGTCGGCCATTCCAGCCGCTCGATCGACGAGATGATCCGCCAGGCGCGCGCCGACGTGACGGTGCGCACCGCGCTGCTCGAAGGGCGGTTCCTGTGCGGCGACCAGGCGCTGTATCAAGAGGCCTCGCGCCGCTTCAAGTCCGAGATCCAGACCGACTCGCACCGCCAGTTCATCGCCGACAAGCTGGCCGAGCGCGACCTGCGCCACCGCAAGATGGGCGACACCCGCTATGTCGTCGAACCCAATGTCAAGGAGGGCAAGGGCGGCCTGCGCGACCTCCATGCGCTGTTCTGGATCGGCAAATATGTCTATGACGTCGACCGCGCCGCCGACTTGATCGAGCGCGGGCTGTTCACCCGCGAGGAATATCGGCAATTCCACCGCGCCGATAATTTCCTGTGGGCGGTGCGCTGCCACCTCCACACCATCACGGGCCGTGCCGAGGACCGGCTGACCTTCGACGTGCAGCGCCAGATCGCCGAGCGGATGCGCTTCTCCGACCGGCCCGGCAAGGCCAAGGTCGAGCGGTTCATGCAGCTCTATTTCCTCCAGGTGAAGACGGTCGGCGCGCTGACCGGCGCCTTCCTGGCGCATCTGGACGAGCGGTTCGCGGCGCGCGGGCATCGCTTCGGCCTGCCCACGATCCGCAGGCGACCGCGCCGGTTGAACGGCTTCGTCCTCGATCGCGGGCGGCTGGCCCTGCCGCGCGACGATTTCTTCCAGGAGGACCCGGTCCGGCTGATCGAGATCTTCCAGCTCGCCGACCGCTATGAGCTGGAGGTCCATCCGCTGGCGATGCGCGCCGCGTCGCGTGATGCCAAGCTGGCCGACGATATCCGCCGCGATCCCAGGGCCAATGCGCTGTTCCTCGACGTGCTGACCAGCCGCCACGACCCCGAGCTGGTGCTGCGCTGGATGAACGAGGCGGGGGTGTTCGGCCGCTTCGTGCCCGATTTCGGCCGCGTCGTCGCGCAGATGCAGTTCGACATGTACCATCACTATACGGTCGACGAGCACACCATCCGCGCGCTGGGCCTGCTGGCGAAGATCGAGCGGCAGGAACTGGTCGAGGAACACCCCGTCGCCTCGGCGATCATCGACCAGATCGTGTCGCGGCGCGTCCTTTATGTCGCGGTGCTGCTCCACGACATCGCCAAGGGGCGCGGCGGCGACCATTCGATCCTGGGCGCCGAAGTCGCCGAGCGGCTCTGCCCCCGGCTGGGGCTGAGCGAGGCCGAGACCGAGACGGTGGCGTGGCTGGTCCGCTGGCATTTGCTGATGTCGGCGACCGCGTTCAAGCGCGACCTGTCCGACTTCAAGACGATCCTCGACTTTTGCGAAACGGTGCAGAGCCCCGAGCGGCTGCGCCTGCTGCTCCTGCTGACCATCGTCGACATCCGCGCGGTCGGACCGGGGACGTGGAACGGGTGGAAGCGCCAGTTGCTCGCCGATCTCTACGACGCCGCCGAGGAGGTGCTGCGACTCGGTCACAAGCAGCGTGGCCGGGGCGAGCGGATCACGGCCAAGCAGGAACGGCTGCGCGAGACCCTGGACTGGCCCGAGGCGCAGTTCGCCGCGCATGTCCGCCGCCTGCCCGAAGCCTATTGGATCGCCGAGCCCGAGGATGTGCTGGCGCATAATGCGCGCCAGATGGCGGCGGCGGGCGATGCGCAGCTGTCGATCGATGCGCAGGTTTACGGCGAACGCGGCGCGACCTTGGTCTCCATCTATGCCGCCGACCATCCGGGGCTGTTCTACCGAATCGCGGGGGCGATCCATGTCGCGGGCGGCAACATCATCGACGCGCGCATCCACACCACGCGCGACGGCATGGCGATCGACAATTTCCTGGTGCAGGACCCGCTGGGCCGTCCCTTCGACGATCCGGGCCAGCTGGGCCGCCTGCGCCGCGCGATCGAGGATGCGCTGGCCAATCGCAGCAAGCTGGCCGACCGGCTGGTCGCCAAGCCCTCGGTCCGTCCGCGCGCGGACGCCTTCCCGATCGCCCCCAATGTCCTGATCGACAACCGCGCCTCCAACCGCTTCACCGTGGTCGAGGTCCATGCGCGCGACCGCCCGGCGCTGCTCAACCAGCTCGCCCATGCGCTGTTCCAGTCGAAGGTGACGATCCACTCGGCGCATGTCGCGACCTATGGCGAGCGCGCGGTCGACGTCTTCTACCTGACCGACCTGACCGGCGACCGGATCACCAATGGCGGGCGGCTGAAGACGCTGGAGAAAAGGCTGCTCGGCGCGGCGGCGGGGGAAGTGCTGGAGGTGGCGGCTTAG
- a CDS encoding 23S rRNA (pseudouridine(1915)-N(3))-methyltransferase RlmH produces MLLHIVARGRIGRSPEAELVDRYIKRIGWPTRITELPDTGGKIPPLEGQVRLVLMDEKGENLTSMDFARRLERWRDDGVRECRFMIGAADGFEDEDRARADLLISYGRATWPHMMARAMLAEQLFRATSILANHPYHREG; encoded by the coding sequence GTGCTGCTGCATATCGTCGCGCGCGGGCGAATCGGCCGTTCGCCCGAGGCCGAGCTGGTCGACCGCTATATCAAGCGGATCGGCTGGCCGACCCGGATCACCGAACTCCCTGACACCGGCGGAAAAATTCCTCCGCTGGAGGGACAGGTGCGCCTCGTCCTGATGGACGAGAAGGGCGAGAACCTGACCTCGATGGACTTCGCGCGTCGGCTGGAGCGCTGGCGCGACGACGGCGTGCGCGAGTGCCGCTTCATGATCGGCGCGGCGGACGGGTTCGAGGATGAGGACCGGGCGCGCGCCGACCTGCTCATCTCCTATGGTCGCGCCACCTGGCCGCACATGATGGCGCGGGCGATGCTGGCCGAACAGCTTTTCCGCGCGACCAGCATCCTGGCCAACCACCCCTATCACCGCGAGGGATAG
- a CDS encoding murein hydrolase activator EnvC, translating into MARRHATLALAALALAALALLGATDIAADQRRLADARAGAAAAQARAQALERQADAERDAAAIAQARERAMAARVAAAEAEVRAARARVDLVAGLLAQQQARLARTQAPLAHLLAAMQGMAARPPIAAVAQPGSVADVAHVRAVFGTIAPVIAERSAVVRAELATTRRIRAQAGLAARALSATTAKLESERQALARLEAVHRGRADTLGRGAVDEANRALALGEAARDIVDRMAERGEAQATAGELLALPGPVARPLAPGAAGPAIPPGTYRLPVAGRVASGFGEISDAGVRARGITLATGPQAPVVAPAGGEIRYAGPFRGYGGIVIVDHGAGWTSLVTGLGGIAVRVGQRVAAGAVLGRAGQGRGGMAPRVTVELRRDGRPMDITALLG; encoded by the coding sequence GTGGCCCGGCGGCATGCGACTCTGGCGCTGGCCGCTCTGGCGCTGGCCGCTCTGGCGCTGCTCGGCGCGACCGACATCGCCGCCGACCAGCGTCGCCTGGCCGATGCGCGGGCGGGCGCGGCGGCGGCGCAGGCGCGCGCCCAGGCGCTGGAACGACAGGCCGATGCCGAACGCGATGCCGCCGCCATCGCCCAGGCGCGCGAGCGGGCCATGGCCGCACGCGTCGCGGCGGCCGAGGCGGAGGTGCGTGCGGCGCGCGCGCGGGTCGATCTGGTCGCGGGGCTGCTGGCGCAGCAACAGGCGCGGCTGGCCCGGACGCAGGCGCCGCTCGCGCATCTGCTGGCGGCGATGCAGGGCATGGCGGCGCGGCCCCCCATCGCGGCGGTGGCGCAGCCGGGCTCGGTCGCCGATGTCGCGCATGTCCGCGCGGTCTTCGGCACCATTGCGCCGGTGATCGCAGAACGATCGGCGGTGGTGCGCGCCGAGCTGGCAACGACCCGGCGAATCCGGGCGCAGGCGGGACTGGCGGCGCGGGCGCTGTCGGCGACCACCGCGAAATTGGAGAGTGAGCGTCAGGCGCTGGCCCGGCTGGAGGCGGTGCATCGCGGACGGGCCGACACGCTGGGGCGCGGCGCGGTGGACGAGGCCAATCGCGCCCTGGCGCTGGGCGAGGCGGCGCGCGACATCGTCGACCGCATGGCCGAGCGTGGCGAGGCGCAGGCGACGGCGGGTGAACTCCTGGCGCTGCCCGGCCCGGTGGCGCGGCCCCTGGCACCGGGCGCGGCGGGACCGGCGATCCCGCCGGGCACCTATCGCCTGCCAGTCGCCGGACGGGTGGCGAGCGGCTTTGGCGAGATTTCGGATGCGGGCGTGCGCGCGCGCGGCATCACGCTGGCGACGGGGCCGCAGGCGCCGGTCGTCGCGCCGGCCGGGGGCGAGATCCGCTATGCCGGGCCGTTTCGCGGCTATGGCGGGATCGTCATCGTGGATCACGGCGCGGGCTGGACCAGCCTCGTCACCGGGCTGGGCGGCATCGCGGTGCGGGTCGGACAGAGGGTCGCGGCGGGCGCGGTGCTGGGCCGGGCGGGCCAGGGGCGCGGGGGCATGGCGCCGCGCGTGACGGTGGAGCTTCGCCGCGACGGGCGGCCGATGGATATCACCGCGCTGCTGGGGTGA
- the infC gene encoding translation initiation factor IF-3 encodes MMRRPMQAPPMNGPRFNEWIQSPKVRVIDHEGENLGVMYTREAMAQAQELGLDLVEVSPNADPPVAKFLDVGKYKYEAQKKANLARKSQKTQEIKEIKMRPNIDDHDYDTKMKKVVEFIGEGDKVKVTMRFRGRELSHGQLGMNVLQRVAEQVAEVAKVEAYPRMEGRQMLMVLAPK; translated from the coding sequence ATGATGCGCCGTCCGATGCAGGCGCCGCCGATGAACGGTCCTCGGTTCAACGAGTGGATTCAAAGCCCCAAGGTTCGCGTGATCGACCATGAGGGCGAGAACCTTGGCGTGATGTACACGCGCGAGGCGATGGCGCAGGCGCAGGAGCTCGGCCTCGACCTGGTCGAAGTGTCGCCCAACGCCGATCCGCCCGTCGCCAAGTTCCTCGACGTCGGCAAGTATAAGTACGAGGCGCAGAAGAAGGCGAACCTCGCCCGCAAGTCGCAGAAGACGCAGGAGATCAAGGAGATCAAGATGCGTCCGAACATCGACGACCATGATTACGACACCAAGATGAAGAAGGTGGTCGAATTCATCGGCGAGGGCGACAAGGTGAAGGTCACCATGCGCTTCCGCGGCCGCGAGCTGAGCCACGGCCAGCTCGGCATGAACGTGCTCCAGCGCGTCGCCGAGCAGGTGGCCGAGGTCGCCAAGGTCGAAGCCTATCCGCGCATGGAAGGCCGCCAGATGCTGATGGTGCTGGCCCCGAAGTGA
- a CDS encoding glutamate-5-semialdehyde dehydrogenase has protein sequence MADHHDMPALIADMGRRARTAAQTLAQMPTAAKAQALRAAALAIRQDSPAILAANAQDVAAGAANGLSPAMLDRLKLDEERIAGIVAGVEAVAALPDPVGERIDERTRPNGLNLSRIRVPVGVIGIVYESRPNVTVDAAALCAMAGNAAILRGGSEAVHSNRALHAAFARGWTAAGGPADAVQLVPTTDRAAVGAMLAADGLIDLLIPRGGKSLVARVQAEAKVPVLAHLDGINHVYVDGSADHAMATRIVRDAKMRRTGICGAMETLLIDRAYCHAAELVAALIDAGCTVRGDDAVREIVPGLEAASAEDWDTEYLDAIASVALVDGVAGAMAHIAAHGSHHTDAIVAEDEAVAERFLAEVDSAIVLWNASTQFADGGEFGLGAEIGIATGRLHARGPVALEGLTTYKWVGRGTGQIRADARG, from the coding sequence ATGGCCGACCATCACGACATGCCCGCCCTGATCGCCGACATGGGCCGCCGCGCCCGCACCGCCGCGCAGACGCTGGCGCAGATGCCGACCGCCGCCAAGGCGCAGGCCCTGCGCGCCGCCGCGCTGGCGATTCGTCAGGACAGCCCGGCGATCCTGGCCGCCAATGCGCAGGATGTCGCGGCTGGCGCGGCGAACGGTCTGTCCCCGGCGATGCTCGACCGGCTGAAGCTGGACGAGGAGCGGATCGCGGGCATCGTCGCGGGCGTCGAAGCGGTGGCAGCGCTTCCCGATCCGGTCGGCGAGCGGATCGACGAGCGGACCCGGCCCAACGGCCTGAACCTGTCGCGCATCCGCGTGCCGGTGGGGGTGATCGGCATCGTCTATGAAAGCCGTCCCAACGTCACGGTCGATGCCGCCGCGCTGTGCGCGATGGCGGGCAATGCCGCGATCCTGCGCGGGGGCTCGGAGGCGGTGCACAGCAACCGCGCGCTCCATGCCGCCTTCGCCCGTGGCTGGACGGCGGCGGGCGGTCCGGCGGACGCGGTGCAGCTGGTTCCCACGACCGACCGCGCGGCGGTGGGCGCGATGCTGGCGGCGGATGGGCTGATCGACCTGCTGATCCCGCGCGGCGGGAAGAGCCTGGTCGCGCGGGTCCAGGCCGAGGCGAAGGTGCCGGTGCTCGCGCATCTCGACGGGATCAACCATGTCTATGTCGACGGCTCGGCGGACCATGCGATGGCGACACGGATCGTGCGTGACGCCAAGATGCGCCGTACCGGCATTTGCGGCGCGATGGAGACGTTGCTGATCGACCGCGCCTATTGCCACGCCGCCGAACTGGTCGCCGCGCTGATCGATGCGGGCTGTACGGTGCGCGGCGACGATGCGGTGCGCGAGATCGTGCCCGGCCTGGAGGCGGCGAGCGCGGAGGACTGGGACACCGAATATCTCGATGCGATCGCCAGCGTCGCGCTGGTCGACGGCGTGGCGGGCGCGATGGCGCATATCGCCGCGCACGGGTCGCACCATACCGATGCGATCGTGGCCGAGGACGAAGCCGTCGCCGAGCGGTTCCTGGCCGAAGTGGACAGCGCGATCGTGCTGTGGAACGCCTCGACCCAGTTCGCCGATGGCGGGGAGTTCGGGCTGGGTGCGGAGATCGGCATCGCGACCGGGCGTCTGCACGCGCGCGGGCCGGTCGCGCTCGAGGGGCTGACGACGTATAAATGGGTTGGCCGAGGCACGGGCCAGATCCGCGCCGACGCGCGGGGATGA
- a CDS encoding EAL domain-containing protein, translating into MRKICSGCRDGIDFDIPFTMAFQPIVDTMTGRPFAYEALIRGLEGEGAYSVLSQVTQANRYSFDQACRVKAIETAMAAGIMDGDARLSINFLPNAVYSPMACIQLTLRTAQAEGLPIDRLIFEFTENEEMGSPEHVGGIIDTYKQIGFSVAIDDFGAGHSGLDRFVRFRPDEVKLDMELVRNIDTDSRRRAIVRAMVGMCAELDTLLIAEGIETAAEAGALRDLGVRYHQGYWYARPALEMLPGVQGRA; encoded by the coding sequence ATGCGCAAAATCTGTAGCGGATGCCGGGACGGTATCGATTTCGACATCCCGTTCACGATGGCATTCCAGCCGATCGTCGACACGATGACCGGACGTCCCTTTGCCTATGAGGCGCTGATCCGTGGGCTGGAGGGCGAGGGGGCGTATAGCGTGCTGTCGCAGGTGACCCAGGCCAATCGCTATTCCTTCGACCAGGCATGCCGGGTCAAGGCGATCGAGACGGCGATGGCGGCGGGCATCATGGACGGCGATGCGCGGCTGTCGATCAACTTCCTGCCCAATGCCGTCTATTCGCCGATGGCCTGTATCCAGCTGACCCTGCGCACCGCCCAGGCCGAAGGCTTGCCGATCGACCGGCTGATCTTCGAATTCACCGAAAACGAGGAGATGGGCTCGCCCGAGCATGTCGGCGGGATCATCGACACCTATAAGCAGATCGGCTTTTCGGTCGCGATCGACGATTTCGGCGCGGGCCATTCGGGGCTCGACCGCTTCGTCCGCTTCCGGCCCGATGAGGTGAAGCTCGACATGGAACTGGTCCGCAACATCGACACCGATTCTCGCCGCCGCGCCATCGTGCGCGCGATGGTCGGCATGTGCGCCGAACTCGACACGCTGCTGATCGCCGAGGGGATCGAAACCGCCGCCGAGGCCGGGGCCTTGCGGGACCTGGGCGTGCGTTATCACCAGGGTTACTGGTATGCGCGCCCCGCGCTGGAGATGCTGCCCGGGGTTCAGGGACGGGCCTGA
- the thrS gene encoding threonine--tRNA ligase, whose translation MSAMFRITLPDGSVREVAPGTTPADIAAAIGPGLAKAAIAARVDGELRDIMRPFEGDSALALVTAKDEADALELARHDYAHVLAEAVQALFPGTQITFGPATDDGFYYDFAPPKVDGRDRPFTEEDLPAIEAEMRKIIARDEPLIREVWTREQLIERWTAQGETFKAQWAAELPDDEELTVYRAGKGEDAWLDMCRGPHLASTGKLDPNAFKLTRVSGAYWRGDQKNAMLSRIYGTGWLNKKQLAEHLTRLEEAAKRDHRKLGNEMDLFHLQQEAHGSVFWHPKGYRIWRELEAYMRRAIDSTGYREVKTPQVMDARQWEQSGHWGKYRENMFVIPDEVPNTEDEGPLVSDDAQWMALKPMNCPAHVLIFRQGIKSYRDLPLRLYENGCCHRNEPHGALHGLMRVRQFTQDDAHIFCREDQIVEEVRAFCELADRIYKDFGFTYSIKLALRPEKRFGTEEMWDQAEEELRNAVVAAGLATEQYGWEELPGEGAFYAPKLEWHLTDAIGRTWQVGTIQSDRVLPERLDASYIGEDGERHRPIMLHRAIFGSYERFIGILIEHYAGRFPVWLAPVQAVVATIVSDADGYAEEAAAKLAAAGIRVETDLRNEKINYKVREHSVAKVPVLLVVGKREAEEGKVAVRRLGSQAQEVMTLDEAIAMLREEATPPDLRRANENVPEEW comes from the coding sequence ATGTCCGCGATGTTCCGTATCACGCTGCCCGACGGTTCCGTCCGTGAGGTCGCGCCCGGAACTACCCCCGCGGACATCGCCGCCGCGATCGGGCCGGGTCTGGCCAAGGCGGCGATCGCCGCGCGCGTCGATGGCGAGCTGCGCGACATCATGCGCCCGTTCGAGGGTGACTCCGCGCTGGCGCTGGTGACCGCGAAGGACGAGGCCGATGCGCTCGAACTCGCGCGCCACGATTATGCGCATGTGCTGGCCGAGGCGGTGCAGGCGCTGTTCCCCGGCACGCAGATCACCTTCGGGCCCGCGACCGATGACGGCTTCTATTACGACTTCGCGCCCCCCAAGGTTGATGGTCGGGATCGCCCCTTCACCGAGGAGGACCTGCCCGCGATCGAAGCCGAAATGCGCAAGATCATCGCGCGAGACGAGCCGCTGATCCGCGAGGTCTGGACCCGCGAGCAGCTGATCGAGCGCTGGACCGCGCAGGGCGAGACGTTCAAGGCGCAGTGGGCCGCCGAGCTGCCCGACGACGAGGAACTGACCGTCTATCGCGCCGGCAAGGGCGAGGATGCCTGGCTCGACATGTGCCGGGGGCCGCATCTGGCCTCGACCGGCAAGCTCGATCCCAACGCCTTCAAGCTGACCCGCGTGTCGGGCGCCTATTGGCGCGGCGACCAGAAGAACGCGATGCTCAGCCGCATCTACGGCACCGGCTGGCTCAACAAGAAGCAGCTCGCCGAGCATCTGACGCGCCTCGAGGAAGCCGCCAAGCGCGACCATCGCAAGCTGGGCAACGAGATGGACCTGTTCCACCTCCAGCAGGAGGCGCATGGCTCGGTCTTCTGGCATCCCAAGGGCTATCGCATCTGGCGCGAGCTGGAGGCCTATATGCGCCGCGCGATCGACTCGACCGGCTATCGCGAGGTCAAGACGCCGCAGGTGATGGACGCGCGCCAGTGGGAGCAGTCGGGCCACTGGGGCAAGTATCGCGAGAATATGTTCGTCATCCCCGACGAGGTGCCCAACACCGAGGACGAGGGGCCGCTGGTCTCGGACGATGCGCAGTGGATGGCGCTGAAGCCGATGAACTGCCCGGCGCACGTCCTGATCTTCCGCCAGGGGATCAAGTCCTATCGCGACCTGCCGCTGCGCCTCTATGAGAATGGCTGCTGCCACCGCAACGAGCCGCACGGCGCGCTGCACGGCCTGATGCGCGTGCGCCAGTTCACCCAGGACGATGCGCACATCTTCTGCCGCGAGGACCAGATCGTCGAGGAAGTCCGCGCCTTTTGCGAGCTGGCGGACCGGATCTACAAGGATTTCGGCTTCACCTATTCGATCAAGCTGGCGCTGCGCCCCGAAAAGCGTTTCGGCACCGAAGAGATGTGGGATCAGGCCGAAGAGGAACTGCGCAATGCGGTCGTCGCGGCGGGGCTCGCGACCGAACAATATGGCTGGGAAGAACTTCCGGGCGAGGGGGCTTTTTATGCGCCCAAGCTGGAATGGCATCTGACCGACGCGATCGGCCGGACCTGGCAGGTCGGCACCATCCAGTCGGACCGGGTCCTGCCCGAGCGACTGGACGCGTCGTACATCGGCGAGGATGGCGAGCGGCACCGCCCGATCATGCTCCACCGCGCGATCTTCGGCTCCTATGAGCGGTTCATCGGCATCCTGATCGAACATTATGCGGGCCGCTTCCCCGTCTGGCTCGCGCCCGTCCAGGCGGTGGTCGCAACCATCGTGTCGGACGCGGACGGCTATGCTGAAGAGGCCGCGGCCAAGCTGGCGGCGGCGGGCATTCGGGTCGAGACCGATCTGCGCAACGAGAAGATCAACTACAAGGTACGCGAACACTCGGTCGCCAAGGTCCCCGTGCTGCTGGTCGTCGGCAAGCGCGAGGCCGAGGAAGGCAAGGTCGCCGTCCGCCGTCTGGGTAGCCAGGCGCAGGAGGTGATGACGCTCGACGAGGCCATCGCCATGCTGCGCGAGGAAGCGACGCCGCCGGATTTGCGCCGCGCAAACGAGAACGTACCGGAGGAGTGGTAG